The proteins below come from a single Sander lucioperca isolate FBNREF2018 chromosome 20, SLUC_FBN_1.2, whole genome shotgun sequence genomic window:
- the LOC118493967 gene encoding tripartite motif-containing protein 35-like, translating into MASRSEEDLWCPVCHDVFRDPVVLSCSHSFCKDCLQKWWTRKPTQECPVCKKRSLFEPPCNLVLKNLCEAFLLETDQRASEAPCSLNSDKHNLFCLDHQQPACLVYRDSEKPSNHRFRPIDKAARQHRKKLQETLEPVKDKLQLFKEVKVNCDQTAEHMKAQA; encoded by the coding sequence ATGGCTTCCAGATCAGAGGAGGATCTCTGGTGTCCAGTCTGCCATGACGTCTTTAGAGATCCTGTTGTTCTGTCATGTAGCCACAGCTTCTGTAAAGACTGTCTGCAGAAATGGTGGACGAGGAAACCAACACAGGAGTGTCCAGTTTGTAAGAAAAGATCTTTGTTTGAACCACCTTGTAACCTGGTGTTAAAGAACCTGTGTGAGGCCTTCTTACTGGAGACAGATCAGCGAGCTTCAGAGGCTCCCTGCAGTCTGAACTCTGACAAACACAACctcttctgtctggaccatcaACAGCCAGCATGTCTGGTCTACAGAGATTCAGAAAAGCCCTCCAACCACAGATTCAGACCCATCGATAAAGCTGCACGACAACACAGGAAGAAACTTCAGGAAACTCTGGAGCCCGTAAAGGACAAGCTGCAGCTTTTCAAAGAAGTTAAAGTGAATTGT